A window of Campylobacter pinnipediorum subsp. pinnipediorum contains these coding sequences:
- a CDS encoding sodium-dependent transporter, whose product MAKEYFSKLGYVLAVAGSAVGLGSAWKFPYIVGENGGSAFVLLYVFICFLIGVPVFLGELSIGKLSESDSVNSFRKLAPKNKKIWGYFGMLTMITAAIIASYYIVIVGWVLKYIYISFLTLPSDIESSKTLFMDFITTDIYGQIFFFILAFLICIVILSKGVKSGIEKISFWMMPGLFITLLAMLAYSFTMDGFVDSAKFLLIPDFSKITLNSLFLALGLAFFTMSLGMSIIITYSASLSNETNFITSTISIVAINILLAIMMGLIIFTFVFEFGGEPSQGPGLVFISLPTLFSKLGIIGNALAVLFFISLSFAAITSAISLIEPFVFFMIREFKIQRQKALFIVSLAIFIIGVFCILSYIKDVGDSILFFSKNFFDFLDYVASNILSPIGGIGGAIFVGYIIKKEALQTLFAPYATQLVFNIWYFIIKFVAPISILAIMINIIFFN is encoded by the coding sequence GTGGCGAAAGAGTATTTTAGTAAGTTAGGTTATGTATTAGCAGTGGCTGGATCCGCTGTTGGTCTTGGTAGTGCTTGGAAATTCCCATATATTGTTGGAGAAAATGGTGGATCGGCGTTTGTTTTGCTTTACGTTTTTATATGTTTTCTAATAGGAGTTCCTGTATTTTTAGGGGAACTTAGTATCGGAAAGCTTAGCGAAAGTGATAGTGTGAATTCATTTAGAAAACTAGCTCCTAAAAATAAAAAAATATGGGGATATTTCGGCATGCTTACTATGATTACAGCTGCTATTATTGCTAGTTATTATATTGTTATAGTCGGATGGGTTTTAAAATACATATATATATCTTTTTTAACATTACCTAGTGATATTGAAAGCTCTAAAACTTTATTTATGGATTTTATAACAACTGATATTTATGGACAAATATTTTTCTTTATATTGGCATTTTTAATTTGTATTGTTATACTTTCTAAAGGCGTAAAAAGCGGTATCGAAAAGATTAGTTTTTGGATGATGCCAGGACTTTTTATTACTCTTTTGGCGATGCTTGCTTATTCTTTTACAATGGATGGATTTGTCGATTCGGCTAAGTTTTTGCTTATTCCTGATTTTAGTAAAATAACTTTAAATTCACTATTTTTAGCTCTTGGCCTTGCGTTTTTTACGATGTCTTTAGGCATGTCTATTATCATTACATATTCAGCCTCTTTGTCAAATGAAACAAACTTTATTACATCTACTATAAGTATAGTAGCTATAAATATTTTACTTGCTATAATGATGGGGCTTATTATATTTACATTTGTATTTGAGTTTGGAGGAGAGCCTTCTCAAGGACCTGGTCTTGTGTTTATATCGCTACCTACTTTATTTTCAAAGCTTGGTATTATTGGAAATGCTTTAGCCGTTTTGTTTTTTATATCTCTTAGTTTTGCCGCTATAACTTCTGCTATTTCCCTTATAGAGCCATTTGTATTTTTTATGATTAGGGAATTTAAAATACAAAGGCAAAAAGCACTTTTTATAGTTAGCTTAGCTATATTTATAATAGGAGTATTTTGTATATTGTCATATATAAAAGATGTCGGAGATAGCATTTTATTTTTTAGTAAGAATTTCTTTGATTTTCTTGATTATGTTGCTTCTAATATATTGTCTCCTATAGGCGGAATAGGTGGAGCTATTTTTGTTGGTTATATTATAAAAAAAGAGGCATTACAAACACTTTTTGCTCCATATGCAACACAATTAGTATTTAACATATGGTATTTTATTATAAAATTTGTTGCACCAATAAGCATTCTTGCTATTATGATTAATATAATTTTTTTCAACTAG
- a CDS encoding sodium-dependent transporter has protein sequence MNDKFSKIGFILSIVGAAIGLGNAWKFPYMVGINGGSAFVLIYLIFALIVGLSIFFAEMAMGKISQKDTVNAFKTLATKGPNIWKFAGIVMITGVLIASFYTLIIGWVIKYVFLSFSNLPSDIEISGKIFNDFVSKNSFEQILYFTIAFIAYFFVLTKGVKAGIEKINLWLIPTLFLLLMLMLGYSFSMDGFSKAAEFLLVPDFSKINSHTIFMALGLAFFTMCIGIGAVLSYSTNLDNKTNLFTSSLYVVVLNIIISIIIGLIVFTFVFEFNSSPTDGVGLAFVSLPTLFAKLGFLGNVLCFVFFLALVFAGLTSAISMVEPCILFLTQNFNLTRTKAIFIVGSVVYILGVLCALSNIDGIKDDLVFFGKGFFDLLDFISSNIMLPIGGILFCIFVGYFMKYESLKELFIPYMGKHIFQIWYFLLRFIAPVCVFLVLIGGII, from the coding sequence ATGAATGATAAATTTTCTAAAATAGGTTTTATATTATCTATAGTTGGGGCTGCCATAGGTCTTGGAAATGCTTGGAAATTTCCATATATGGTGGGTATTAATGGTGGATCAGCTTTTGTCCTTATTTATCTTATTTTTGCTTTGATTGTTGGGCTTAGTATATTTTTTGCTGAGATGGCTATGGGTAAAATTTCACAAAAAGATACTGTTAATGCATTTAAAACATTAGCTACCAAAGGTCCAAATATATGGAAATTTGCCGGTATAGTTATGATAACAGGTGTTTTAATTGCATCATTTTATACTCTTATTATAGGTTGGGTTATAAAATATGTTTTTTTATCTTTTTCTAATTTGCCTAGTGATATTGAAATTTCCGGAAAGATTTTTAATGATTTTGTTTCAAAAAATTCTTTTGAGCAAATTTTATATTTTACGATAGCATTTATTGCCTATTTTTTCGTATTAACAAAAGGTGTTAAAGCAGGTATAGAAAAGATAAATTTATGGTTGATTCCTACTCTTTTTTTGCTTTTAATGTTGATGCTAGGTTATTCTTTCAGTATGGATGGCTTTTCTAAGGCAGCTGAGTTTTTGCTTGTTCCTGATTTTTCCAAGATAAACTCTCATACTATTTTTATGGCATTGGGGCTTGCATTTTTTACGATGTGCATAGGTATAGGTGCTGTTCTTAGTTATTCCACAAACCTTGATAATAAAACAAATTTATTTACATCATCTTTATATGTTGTTGTTTTAAATATTATTATAAGTATAATTATAGGACTTATAGTATTTACATTTGTTTTTGAGTTTAATTCATCTCCTACAGATGGAGTAGGACTTGCTTTCGTGTCTTTGCCTACATTATTTGCAAAGCTTGGATTTCTTGGCAATGTTTTATGTTTTGTATTTTTTCTTGCACTTGTTTTTGCGGGTCTTACATCCGCTATTTCAATGGTTGAGCCTTGTATATTATTTTTAACACAAAATTTTAATCTAACAAGAACAAAAGCTATATTTATAGTAGGAAGTGTTGTTTATATACTTGGAGTGTTATGTGCTTTATCAAACATAGATGGAATAAAAGATGATTTAGTTTTTTTTGGGAAAGGGTTTTTTGACTTATTGGATTTTATAAGCTCAAATATCATGCTTCCTATTGGCGGTATATTATTTTGTATCTTTGTCGGATATTTTATGAAATATGAAAGTTTAAAAGAATTGTTTATACCTTATATGGGAAAACACATATTTCAAATTTGGTATTTTTTATTGCGTTTTATAGCGCCAGTTTGTGTATTTTTAGTTTTGATTGGAGGAATAATTTAG
- a CDS encoding sodium-dependent transporter translates to MTDKFSKIGFVLAMAGSAVGLGNAWKFPTMVGNNGGSAFIVIYLLLTFFVAFVAFLAELSIGKLGETDPVHSFEKLAPRYKKQWSLAGFFMIGGILIASFYLLVIGWILKYVILSFDKLPTTTQEAGKAFNNLISNEFLNSFLCFSVVFAMVFFVVSKGIKSGIEKLNFWMMPSLFILLIIMLAYSLSIGDGFVKAASFLFVPDFSKITPDIILQALGLAFFSLSMGVCTVPTYAASLPDGTNLVKSTLSIITINILVGVMMGLVVFTFVFEYGGDTTQGGPGLIFVSLATLFAKLGIMGNILSFMFFISLLFAGITSAVSMIEPFTFYLINKLKISRKRALLYIACFVYILGFMCILSFYEPTSFNVLGKPFFDILDYLTSNIIMPIGAIVFSFFVGFVIKKDGLYILFSSFMNKTFFEIWYFLLRFVAPVAILLIMIYQIYK, encoded by the coding sequence ATGACAGATAAATTTTCAAAAATAGGATTTGTTTTGGCTATGGCTGGTTCTGCGGTTGGCCTTGGAAATGCATGGAAATTTCCAACCATGGTTGGAAATAATGGCGGTTCAGCTTTTATAGTTATATATCTACTACTCACATTTTTTGTAGCTTTTGTAGCTTTTTTAGCAGAATTAAGCATAGGAAAATTAGGAGAAACAGATCCTGTCCATTCTTTTGAAAAACTTGCACCTAGATATAAAAAACAGTGGTCTTTAGCTGGATTTTTTATGATAGGTGGCATCTTGATAGCATCTTTTTACTTGCTTGTTATAGGATGGATTTTAAAATATGTTATACTTAGTTTTGATAAACTTCCTACTACAACACAGGAGGCTGGAAAAGCATTTAATAATTTGATATCAAATGAGTTTCTTAATTCGTTTTTATGCTTTAGTGTTGTTTTTGCAATGGTATTTTTTGTTGTTTCAAAAGGCATTAAAAGTGGTATTGAAAAGCTAAATTTTTGGATGATGCCTAGTCTTTTTATTTTGCTTATAATTATGCTTGCTTATTCTTTATCAATAGGAGATGGTTTTGTTAAAGCGGCTTCATTTTTATTTGTCCCTGATTTTAGCAAGATAACACCTGATATCATACTTCAAGCATTGGGCCTTGCTTTTTTTTCACTTTCTATGGGTGTTTGCACTGTTCCTACATATGCTGCTAGTTTGCCAGATGGAACAAATTTGGTTAAGTCTACGTTATCCATAATAACTATAAATATTTTAGTTGGTGTAATGATGGGGCTTGTTGTGTTTACATTTGTATTTGAATATGGCGGTGATACTACACAAGGAGGACCTGGGCTTATTTTTGTGAGCCTTGCAACATTATTTGCAAAGCTAGGAATTATGGGAAATATTTTATCTTTTATGTTTTTTATTTCATTATTATTTGCTGGAATAACAAGTGCTGTTTCTATGATAGAACCTTTTACTTTTTACCTTATAAATAAATTAAAAATTTCTAGAAAAAGAGCTTTATTATATATAGCTTGTTTTGTTTATATTCTTGGTTTTATGTGTATATTATCATTTTATGAGCCAACATCGTTTAATGTTTTAGGTAAGCCATTTTTTGATATTCTTGATTATTTAACATCAAATATAATAATGCCAATTGGAGCTATAGTCTTTAGTTTTTTTGTTGGATTTGTTATCAAAAAAGATGGGCTTTATATTTTATTTAGTTCATTTATGAATAAAACATTTTTTGAAATTTGGTATTTTTTATTGAGGTTTGTTGCCCCTGTGGCTATTTTGTTAATTATGATATATCAAATTTATAAGTAG
- a CDS encoding alpha-hydroxy acid oxidase translates to MGRPQKPFHIDVRYPSVEHLRIKAKKRMPRFAYDYLTEGCNDDLNVTKNTSEIREIEMVSRYLTDFRDSDPQVELFGETYDAPFGISAVGLQSLMWPKTPQYLAKAAKEHNIPFMLSTVTTMSIEEAAKITDGKFWFQLYYPKDKERREDILKRAWDNGCKVLCLLSDVPTFGYRPKDVYNGLGMPPAMYIRNILNAMTKPTWAFETLLNGGMPRFETLEKYMTEKMNLQQLGMFMDDFFDGKLTVDRIKDIQDIWPGKIVIKGISTVEDTQTAIDLGVDGIIVSNHGGRQLDAGPTSIKTLPDIVKVGKGKIKIMIDSGMRTGPDIARVIASGAEFCFLGRPFMYGTGALGSKGGDQVAQILKREFIQVMQQLNCPKVENLPNFLYKK, encoded by the coding sequence ATGGGTAGACCTCAAAAACCTTTTCACATTGATGTAAGGTATCCAAGTGTAGAACATTTGCGTATAAAAGCAAAAAAAAGAATGCCTCGTTTCGCATATGATTATTTAACAGAAGGTTGTAACGATGATTTAAATGTTACTAAAAATACATCTGAAATCAGAGAGATAGAAATGGTTTCAAGATACTTGACTGATTTTAGAGATTCAGATCCTCAAGTGGAGTTATTTGGTGAAACTTATGACGCGCCATTTGGTATAAGCGCTGTTGGGCTTCAGTCTCTCATGTGGCCTAAAACTCCACAATATTTGGCTAAAGCAGCAAAAGAACACAATATACCTTTTATGCTTTCAACAGTTACAACTATGTCTATAGAAGAGGCAGCTAAAATTACAGATGGTAAGTTTTGGTTTCAACTTTATTATCCAAAAGACAAAGAACGTCGCGAGGATATTTTAAAGCGTGCTTGGGATAATGGTTGCAAGGTTCTATGTCTTCTTTCTGATGTTCCTACCTTTGGTTATAGACCAAAAGATGTTTATAATGGTCTTGGTATGCCTCCTGCTATGTATATAAGAAACATATTAAATGCTATGACTAAACCAACTTGGGCCTTTGAAACACTTTTAAATGGTGGTATGCCTCGTTTTGAGACATTAGAAAAATACATGACAGAAAAGATGAATCTTCAACAACTTGGTATGTTTATGGATGATTTCTTTGATGGAAAGCTAACAGTTGATAGGATAAAAGATATTCAAGATATTTGGCCTGGAAAAATAGTCATAAAAGGTATATCAACTGTTGAAGATACTCAAACAGCTATAGATTTGGGTGTGGATGGTATTATAGTATCTAATCACGGTGGAAGACAGCTAGATGCTGGTCCAACGAGTATAAAAACTCTTCCTGATATAGTAAAAGTAGGCAAAGGTAAGATAAAAATCATGATAGACAGTGGTATGAGAACAGGACCTGATATAGCAAGAGTTATAGCTTCTGGTGCTGAGTTTTGTTTCTTAGGAAGACCATTTATGTATGGCACTGGCGCTCTTGGCTCTAAAGGTGGCGATCAAGTAGCTCAAATCCTAAAAAGAGAATTTATTCAAGTTATGCAACAGCTAAACTGCCCTAAAGTAGAAAACCTACCAAATTTCTTATACAAAAAATAA
- the dgt gene encoding dGTP triphosphohydrolase produces MNDEAKSCKKLENEADNCMCEYAYKHKNVNNCDKDKEETYRTTLRRQRDKILYTGGFRRLQDKTQVMPVLKMGDHRTRLTHTLEVEQIAISVADALSLNKDLVSAIALGHDVGHTPFGHSGERTLNDLLEGNGGFYHSIQSVKYIWGNYGSKIDNKVYEGILKHDSDMFSINKQIADNQDLITFNIELDENFKKEFIDFLKDELGTPPSTLEAQIVIWADKIAYITHDFEDFYKSELYNEIIKKDKTCQEQLENILKKITGKNIIELQTRDLIRSLTNNLIESSFKNLQKHKINMDTKDETGKKIDQCINDITKDEKEHFKNNKEILEKLEKLEKNLQNAEDSEKENIKKDIKKLNKIQRQAYLKGQIINIDTEIFNEYLELREIVDKYYIGNIKIKKSDIKGEKIIKYLFEDLMKHPEILPKEYNCDKHTEEKDRQKKIAYYISTMTDDYARKMYLHLNSLIDDFEI; encoded by the coding sequence ATGAATGACGAAGCTAAATCATGTAAAAAATTAGAAAATGAAGCAGATAATTGTATGTGCGAATATGCATATAAACATAAAAATGTAAATAATTGTGATAAAGATAAAGAAGAAACTTACAGAACAACTCTAAGAAGACAAAGGGATAAAATTCTTTATACTGGTGGTTTTAGAAGGCTTCAAGATAAAACCCAAGTTATGCCTGTGTTAAAAATGGGTGATCATAGAACCAGGCTTACTCATACATTAGAAGTAGAACAAATAGCTATAAGCGTGGCTGATGCCCTTAGTTTAAATAAAGATTTAGTTTCTGCGATAGCTTTAGGGCATGATGTTGGACATACCCCTTTTGGACATTCAGGGGAAAGAACATTAAATGATTTGCTTGAAGGTAATGGTGGTTTTTATCATTCAATACAAAGTGTTAAATATATTTGGGGAAATTATGGCTCCAAGATTGATAATAAAGTCTATGAAGGCATATTAAAACATGATTCAGATATGTTTTCTATAAATAAACAAATTGCAGACAATCAAGACCTGATAACCTTTAATATAGAATTAGATGAAAATTTTAAAAAAGAATTCATAGATTTTTTAAAAGACGAATTAGGCACACCGCCAAGCACCCTTGAGGCTCAAATTGTTATATGGGCAGATAAAATAGCTTATATTACCCATGATTTTGAGGATTTTTATAAAAGTGAATTATATAATGAAATAATTAAAAAAGATAAAACCTGTCAAGAACAACTAGAAAACATACTAAAAAAGATTACAGGTAAGAATATAATAGAATTGCAAACAAGAGATTTAATCAGAAGTTTAACAAATAACTTAATTGAATCTAGTTTTAAAAATTTACAAAAACATAAAATAAATATGGATACCAAAGATGAGACTGGAAAGAAAATTGACCAATGTATAAATGATATAACCAAAGATGAAAAAGAACATTTTAAAAACAATAAAGAAATCTTAGAAAAATTAGAAAAATTAGAAAAAAATCTGCAAAATGCAGAAGATTCCGAAAAAGAAAATATAAAAAAAGATATTAAAAAATTAAATAAAATTCAAAGACAAGCTTATCTAAAAGGGCAGATTATAAATATTGATACAGAAATTTTTAATGAATATTTAGAACTCAGAGAAATTGTAGACAAATATTATATAGGAAATATAAAAATTAAAAAAAGCGATATAAAAGGAGAAAAAATTATTAAATATTTATTTGAAGATTTAATGAAGCATCCTGAAATTTTACCAAAAGAATATAATTGTGATAAACATACAGAAGAAAAAGATAGACAAAAAAAAATAGCTTATTATATATCTACAATGACTGATGATTATGCTAGAAAAATGTATTTGCATTTAAATTCTTTGATTGATGATTTTGAAATTTAA
- a CDS encoding ABC transporter transmembrane domain-containing protein, with translation MLLQLHFLLLLSLKCLSLCRNYIFAHTTTKIDSRLGSELFSHLVFLPMTYFKNRKAGNIVARIRDFIADKLQYCLIFYLLL, from the coding sequence ATGTTATTACAATTGCATTTTTTGCTGTTATTATCTTTGAAATGCTTATCACTATGTAGAAACTACATATTTGCTCACACAACTACTAAAATCGATTCAAGATTAGGCAGTGAGCTTTTTAGCCATTTAGTTTTTCTTCCTATGACCTACTTTAAAAATAGAAAAGCAGGAAATATAGTAGCGAGGATAAGAGACTTTATAGCAGACAAATTACAGTATTGCTTGATATTTTATTTATTGCTATGA
- a CDS encoding TolC family protein yields the protein MFAKEALYDYEYLLNKAKKDSPTINIKKLDIKIAKEDTKFQKADFYPRLLFSALSQYSDTFDKNYNSIHVRELTSKLYLLSKSNINHT from the coding sequence TTGTTTGCAAAAGAAGCTTTGTATGATTATGAATACCTGCTAAATAAAGCCAAAAAAGACTCACCAACTATAAATATAAAAAAGCTAGATATTAAGATAGCCAAAGAAGATACTAAATTTCAAAAGGCTGACTTTTATCCAAGATTACTATTTAGTGCTTTATCTCAGTATTCAGATACATTTGATAAAAATTATAATTCTATACATGTAAGAGAGCTTACTTCCAAACTCTACCTCTTATCAAAGTCAAATATCAATCATACTTAG
- a CDS encoding calcium-binding protein: MLENFTTRAKDKELLTEYLTTLSKDTSIKFFTSSGTKNDKALIGRNDNDNPYGNEDSDGDNDTIKFKEGISRNDLIFIDNSQNSLIIKIKYTTDSITIQEIFRYKDNRKGINKIELSEGNFISSTQINKVTKQLKSYTQDNGLTSITQNDIQNNQDMMQIGMNR, translated from the coding sequence TTGCTTGAAAATTTTACCACAAGAGCTAAAGACAAAGAGCTTTTAACCGAATATTTAACTACATTATCAAAAGATACAAGTATAAAATTTTTTACTAGTTCTGGAACTAAAAATGATAAAGCACTAATTGGTCGAAATGACAATGACAATCCTTATGGCAATGAAGATAGTGATGGAGACAACGACACTATTAAATTTAAAGAAGGAATTAGCAGGAATGATCTAATATTTATAGACAATTCGCAAAATAGTTTGATTATAAAGATTAAATATACTACCGATTCCATCACTATACAAGAAATATTTAGATACAAAGATAATAGAAAGGGAATAAACAAGATAGAGTTAAGTGAGGGTAATTTTATATCAAGTACTCAAATAAATAAAGTTACAAAACAGCTAAAATCTTATACACAAGACAATGGTTTAACATCTATAACTCAAAATGATATACAAAACAATCAAGATATGATGCAAATTGGTATGAATAGATGA
- a CDS encoding DUF5675 family protein: protein MILHIMRIKDINDGSIGEFELKNSDDEIMLNGYTLEPAGPDTIERNKDKRIPKGLYHVSWHSSPKFKTTLPLLHNENVAKDRFVLIHAGNYPKDTKGCILLGASYDDKGVYKSKDTLNKFLKLTRCKELKVVISDVR from the coding sequence ATGATACTTCACATAATGAGAATAAAAGATATAAACGATGGGAGTATTGGCGAGTTTGAGCTAAAAAATAGTGATGATGAGATAATGCTAAATGGCTACACACTAGAACCAGCAGGACCTGACACAATAGAAAGAAACAAAGATAAAAGAATACCAAAGGGACTTTATCATGTCTCTTGGCATTCTAGCCCTAAGTTTAAAACGACATTGCCACTCTTGCACAATGAAAACGTAGCCAAAGATAGGTTTGTGCTGATACATGCTGGGAATTACCCAAAGGACACAAAAGGATGTATCTTGCTTGGGGCTAGTTATGATGATAAGGGCGTGTATAAAAGCAAAGATACTTTAAATAAATTTTTAAAATTAACAAGATGTAAAGAGCTAAAGGTGGTAATAAGCGATGTCAGATGA
- a CDS encoding phage holin family protein, whose protein sequence is MNDILIFFEKNSYLLWIAIIGLVAGFLNDKYSEDKTNTRKIANFFTGAISSMFFCWIAYEISYYFTDHERLSLAVGGFVAWRGAEWINSIVDKFIETKTNKGIR, encoded by the coding sequence ATGAATGATATCTTAATATTTTTTGAAAAAAATAGTTATTTGCTTTGGATAGCAATTATTGGTCTTGTGGCTGGATTTTTAAATGATAAGTATAGTGAAGATAAGACAAATACAAGAAAGATAGCCAACTTCTTTACAGGTGCAATATCTAGTATGTTTTTTTGTTGGATTGCTTATGAAATATCATACTATTTTACAGACCATGAAAGATTATCTTTGGCCGTTGGTGGGTTTGTCGCTTGGAGAGGTGCTGAGTGGATAAATAGCATAGTTGATAAATTCATAGAGACAAAAACGAATAAAGGCATTAGATGA
- a CDS encoding DUF1353 domain-containing protein — MNKLNRVIVKPFGKDKFEVVEDFIFESIKVPKGYKSNGANVPRLLWSIFPPNSPEYLSATILHDYLCDVADSTVKDNILKNVNFKYADDMLLKALLTLSVNKFKSRLFYYSCRAYHKLRYKQ, encoded by the coding sequence ATGAACAAACTTAACAGAGTCATTGTTAAACCTTTTGGTAAGGATAAATTCGAAGTAGTAGAAGATTTTATCTTTGAAAGTATAAAAGTACCTAAGGGGTATAAAAGCAATGGTGCAAATGTGCCTAGACTTTTATGGTCTATATTTCCACCGAATAGTCCTGAGTACCTATCAGCTACTATCTTACACGATTACTTATGTGATGTAGCTGATAGCACTGTCAAAGATAACATACTTAAAAATGTAAACTTTAAGTACGCCGATGACATGCTTCTAAAAGCTCTTTTAACTTTGAGTGTGAATAAATTTAAGTCTAGGCTGTTTTATTATAGCTGTAGAGCGTATCACAAACTAAGGTATAAACAATGA